The proteins below come from a single Triticum aestivum cultivar Chinese Spring chromosome 5D, IWGSC CS RefSeq v2.1, whole genome shotgun sequence genomic window:
- the LOC123124432 gene encoding serine/threonine-protein phosphatase 6 regulatory ankyrin repeat subunit C, with the protein MAESLSEEGDGTTDKMGKDDDVSRAVVEDDTALLLAAVDSIKKAALGRLRNGSDAARILDQEMSNRLLHLACRHDVAECARLLLDGEYGITPASVDARDQLTRTPLHVAAEGHSKRCLQLLLSRNARTDVRLLDGTRLVALEVALMSRRVQVDWSPDNSVEDLLVYLQQKDLNAVRLLAEKTREVGEVAYRYAMEGRVAALAMLLLVAEERISAMVSVVIDGVRTKRSIYNSVVDEVLSIGEASARDGNEMRRKALLCEIQLLNQFGATSWRDQKVDRRSLPPLLRAAKAGDMNVTKMLLMGDVDVNETDPKGNTALHSFLSSSSSTQEPRIEWLLLKNGARVFQGNKLGLTPVHSTAAKDNYKALQSLLLHAQDCVDIPSKTKETPLFLAAKNGSLSCVRLLLRYGANPKAQNLRKQRPIDVATSQDMRFLLNSANVVPMNHGSMEKNHAMKKERHKELLDDDFDDYDNDDYYESYVVPKASVGHGDFRSSNLSAQGAKSKSHSAPKEGPKLSQHNDHWEKHDYTRKIFVGGLPLTVDDVYLSRFFSTEFGPVEEAMVITLKIDNRYAMEGHVATLAMLLVAEDRISATVIDGVRTKRSIYNSVVDEVLSIGEASARNGNEMRKVLLCEIQLLNQFGATSWRDRKVDRRSLPPLLWGAKAGDMNVTKMLLMGDVDVNETDPEGKTALHCCLSSSSSTQEPRTEWLLPKNGARVFQGNKLGLTPVHSDAAKINYKAVQSSSEEAGWTNEMSKDNDVPRTVVEDDTGLLLWAGDISRKLASSLTYSGLAVIFLLLLLLSFSQASATCDREGAWKIAVNCLDTSQPSSPTTTGELPPPPPEAGLEAPPPPAANLEVPPPPPPAGAAIPPPSPATMVESPAPPAGAAVVVPAHPAGTAAVLPSPEAGVIASGDTKEDRIYKWLFVGLLLALLFSLLLALVIMIGGPCTFRLRISLICCLCSLERSSPSSAVPVIPGDVEQSGREPGQRLNGAVPSWKSSCTTDA; encoded by the exons ATGGCAGAG AGCTTGAGCGAAGAGGGTGACGGGACGACGGACAAGATGGGCAAGGATGACGACGTCTCCCGCGCCGTCGTGGAGGACGACACCGCGCTCCTCCTCGCGGCGGTGGACAGCATCAAGAAGGCGGCGCTGGGTCGGCTGCGCAACGGCTCCGACGCCGCCAGGATCCTCGACCAGGAGATGTCCAACAGGCTCCTCCACCTCGCCTGCAGGCACGACGTCGCCGAGTGCGCCAGGCTCCTCCTCGACGGTGAGTACGGGATCACGCCGGCCTCCGTCGACGCCAGGGACCAGCTCACGCGTACACCGCTCCACGTCGCCGCCGAGGGGCACTCCAAGAGGTGCCTCCAGCTGCTCCTCTCCAGGAACGCCCGGACGGACGTCAGGCTGCTCGACGGCACACGCCTAGTCGCGCTCGAGGTCGCGCTCATGAGCAGAAG GGTTCAAGTTGATTGGTCACCGGACAACTCGGTCGAGGATCTTCTGGTTTATCTGCAACAAAAG GATCTGAACGCGGTGAGGCTTCTGGCAGAGAAGACCAGGGAGGTTGGGGAGGTGGCTTACAGATACGCCATGGAGGGGCGTGTCGCTGCACTTGCAATGCTGCTCCTGGTGGCTGAGGAAAGGATATCGGCGATGGTGAGCGTGGTGATTGATGGCGTCAGGACCAAGAGATCAATTTACAACTCTGTTGTGGATGAGGTTCTGTCGATTGGAGAGGCTTCAGCTAGAGACGGCAATGAAATGAGGAGGAAAGCCTTGCTCTGTGAGATTCAGCTGCTTAACCAATTTGGGGCCACGTCGTGGAGGGACCAAAAAGTTGACAGGAGAAGCTTGCCCCCTCTACTTAGGGCTGCAAAG GCCGGAGATATGAATGTCACAAAGATGCTTCTGATGGGGGATGTTGATGTCAATGAAACCGACCCCAAAGGAAACACGGCACTTCACTCTTTCCTCAGTAGTAGCTCAAGCACACAGGAGCCAAG GATTGAGTGGCTCCTGCTGAAGAATGGTGCCAGAGTTTTCCAGGGGAACAAACTAGGTCTCACACCAGTGCACAGTACTGCAGCTAAGGATAATTACAAGGCTCTTCAG tcacttctgcttcatgcacaagaTTGCGTTGATATACCTTCCAAGACCAAAGAAACCCCATTATTCCTTGCAGCGAAAAATGGTTCTTTGAGCTGTGTACGACTTCTTTTGCGTTATGGGGCTAACCCCAAAGCCCAGAACCTACG AAAGCAAAGACCAATAGACGTGGCGACATCCCAGGACATGCGGTTTCTTCTCAACTCCGCAAATGTTGTACCAA tgaaccatggctcaatggaaaagAACCATGCAATGAAAAAAGAAAGGCACAAAGAGCTTCTGGATGATGATTTCGATGATTATGACAACGACGATTATTATGAAAG CTATGTTGTGCCAAAGGCGTCAGTAGGTCACGGGGATTTTCGTTCCAGCAATTTATCTGCCCAAGGGGCTAAAAGTAAGAGCCACAGTGCCCCGAAAGAAGGTCCCAAATTATCTCAG CATAATGATCATTGGGAGAAGCATGACTACACTCGCAAAATCTTTGTTGGGGGTCTCCCGCTTACGGTAGACGATG TGTACCTTAGCAGATTCTTCAGTACTGAATTCGGACCTGTGGAGGAAGCAATGGTTATTACTTTAAAAATAGACAACAGATACGCCATGGAGGGTCATGTCGCTACACTCGCAATGCTCCTGGTGGCTGAGGACAGGATATCGGCGACGGTGATAGACGGCGTCAGGACAAAGAGATCAATTTACAACTCTGTTGTGGATGAGGTCCTGTCGATTGGAGAGGCTTCAGCTAGAAATGGCAATGAAATGAGGAAAGTCTTGCTCTGTGAGATTCAGCTGCTTAACCAATTTGGGGCCACGTCGTGGAGGGACCGAAAAGTTGACAGGAGAAGCTTGCCCCCTCTACTTTGGGGTGCAAAG GCCGGAGATATGAATGTCACAAAGATGCTTCTGATGGGGGATGTTGATGTCAATGAAACCGACCCGGAAGGAAAGACAGCACTTCACTGCTGCCTCAGTAGTAGCTCAAGCACACAAGAGCCAAG GACTGAGTGGCTCCTGCCGAAGAATGGAGCCAGAGTTTTCCAGGGGAACAAACTAGGTCTCACACCAGTGCACAGCGATGCAGCTAAGATCAATTACAAGGCTGTTCAG AGTTCAAGTGAGGAGGCCGGTTGGACGAACGAGATGAGTAAAGACAACGACGTCCCCCGCACCGTCGTGGAGGACGACACCGGCCTTCTCCTCTGGGCAGGGGACATCTCCAGGAAGTTGGCCTCTTCCTTGACCTACTCCGGACTGGCAGTAATTTTTCTGCTACTTCTGCTACTGTCTTTCTCGCAAGCATCTGCGACATGTGACAGGGAAGGTGCTTGGAAAATAGCAGTGAATTGTCTCGACACCAGCCAACCGTCTTCACCAACGACTACCGGcgagctgccgccgcctccaccagaAGCAGGTCTCGAGGCTCCACCTCCACCGGCAGCAAATCTTGaggtgccaccgccgccgcctccagccgggGCCGCCATCCCCCCGCCTTCACCAGCGACTATGGTCGAGTCGCCGGCGCCTCCAGCAGGAGCCGCCGTGGTGGTGCCAGCGCATCCAGCCGGGACAGCGGCGGTGCTGCCGTCGCCTGAAGCCGGGGTTATCGCGTCGGGGGACACCAAAGAGGACCGCATCTACAAGTGGCTTTTCGTTGGTTTATTGCTCGCCCTCCTATTCTCTCTTCTGTTAGCACTGGTTATTATGATAGGAGGGCCGTGCACATTCCGGCTGCGCATCTCTCTAATATGTTGTTTGTGCTCACTGGAACGAAGCTCCCCAAGCTCTGCTGTGCCTGTAATCCCCGGGGACGTCGAGCAATCGGGCCGCGAGCCGGGGCAGCGGCTGAACGGAGCGGTGCCGAGCTGGAAGAGCAGCTGCACGACAGACGCGTGA